CGAGGTGCCCGAGCCCGGCCTGGGCTCGGGCGGGGCTCGGGGCGGCGGCCAGGAGCACGAACAGGAAGCAGGCGGAAACGGCGCGCGTGCGATGCATGCGGTGAGGCGAGTCGCTGGGGTGAAGGCGCGAGCTTATTATCCTACCGGACAACCCATCAAAGCTAACCTCTACACCGTGCCCCTGTCTTCGCTCCCCATTCCGCGCGTGCCGTGGCAGATCACCGGCAACCATTGGCTCGCCTTGCCGTGCATCCATCCGGCCACCGGAGCCATCCATGCCGTGGGCGTCCTGCACCGCGGTGCTCGCGCGGCCGTCGAGTTCGCGGGGGACGCCGGCTTCGTGGACGGCGACGGCCCGCCGCTGCTCCGGCCGACGTTGGTGATCGATGGCGTGGCGCAGGACCTGTCGGCGGCGCCGATCGCGTGGGAACGCGCCCTGGGCTGGCTGCCCACGTTCACCTGCCAGGCGGGGCCGCTGCTCCTGCGCGGCACGGCGTTCGCGCCGTTCGGGCGCGACGCCGACGTGGCCGGCGCCGTGTACGCGGTGTCGCTGGAGAATCGCTCCGATCGCGCGTGCAGCGTGCGCATCGGACTCGATGGGGTGCTGGGTCACCGCCAGTTGCGCGTGCGCACGCCGCGTCCGTTCGCCGACGGGCATCGCGCCACGATCGCCGGGGACGTCGTACTGCTCGATGGCCGCGCCGAGCCCGGGCTCGTGGCGATGGCGGTGGGCGCCGACGGGGACGCCGCCCTGGAGGTGCAGGAGGGCGACCACCCCCGGTTCTCGCTCGTCCGCACCCTGGAGCTCGCGCCGGGGGGCCAGGAGCAGGTCGCGTTCTACCTCGCGGCCGGTCCGGAGCGCGACGGCGCCCAGGCCTCGGTGTCCGTCCTCAGGCGCCGCGGCTGGCGCGCCCTCCTGGCCGAGACGCGCGACGCCATCCAGTCGCTCGAACAGTCCACCGGCAGCGAGGCCACGGACCGCCTGATCAACCGGAACCTGCTGTTCGCGTACTTCTACGGCGTGGGCCGGGCCCTCGACGACGCGCACTACTATTTGATGCGAACGCGCGCCCCGTGGCACGGGGCAGGGGTGACGGTGCGCGACTGGGAGGCGCTCACCTGGACGATCCCCGCCGTCCAGCTCGCCGATCCCACCCTGGCCCGCGAGCTCATCCTCCGCATGTGCGAGCTGCACGGGTATGCGCCCGGCCGCGGCGTGCACTATCTGGACGGGACGCTGTTCGAACCCGGCTTCTCGCTCGAAGGGGCGGCGTCGTACCCGCTCGCCGTGGAGCGCTACATCCGCGACACGAATGACGAACGCATCGTCGACGAGCCGGTGCTCGCCGATACGCTCTATCTCGCGCACGACGAACTGGCGGGCCGGCGCGACCACGACCGGCCGCTGTATTCCACCGAAGTCGGGCCGTCGGGCGCGCCCATCGCCTACCCGTATCCGCTCCACGGCAACGCGGTGGTCGCGATGGCGCTCGACGTCCTCCGCCGTACGCTCGACGAAACGACGGCGCATGACGTGCAGGATCCCGCGGCCGTGCGCGCCGCGCTGCGCCGCCACTTTCTCAAGTCGAGCGAGGGCGCGCAGGTGTTCGCGTCGTCCATCGACATGGCCGGCGAGGCCTCTCTGCTCGACGATCCGGCGGGGTCGGCACTCTGGCTGCCGCTGTATGAATTCGTGGAGCGGCACGACTCCGACTACCGGCGCACCGCCAAGGCGATGGGCGTCCCGGCCGCCGAACTGGCGCAGCGCTGCGCGCGGCTGATCGGCCCCGACGCGCAGGCGGCACTGCGGTGGTTCCGCCGGGCGCCGCTCGACGGCGGGTTCGCCGCCGCCCTGGTGGACGACGACGGCCGGGCCACGGCGAACGGCGGTGACGCGTCGCTCTCGGGTCTCGTGGCGTGGAGCATCTGGTACGCCGTGCACGCCCTCGGCGAGCAGCCCTGATCTTCTTGTCGCCCGCCACGGGCGGCGGCTATATTGGGGGCACGCGGGAATAGCTCAGTTGGTAGAGCACAACCTTGCCAAGGTTGGGGTCGCGGGTTCGAGTCCCGTTTCCCGCTCTGTACCGGGATGATGTAGAATGGGGAGCGGCTTCGGCCGCTCCCTTTTCATTTCCCCCGCCGGGGTGGCGAAACTGGTAGACGCGAGGGACTTAAAATCCCTTGGGAGCAATCCCATCCGGGTTCGAGACCCGGCCCCGGCATTGATGGCACCGCGTGAGCCCACGCTCGGCAGGTAACCGCCGCGTCGCGACGTTGCCTGGTCCCTCCGCTCGAACCGCCGCCAAGAAATTGTGTACAACGGGTGGATCCGCAGCGTTCCCTTCCTATTTTTCGTCATGCCTTGGCTCCTTCGTCATCCCATCTCCCGCGCGCTGGCAGCGGCTGCGCTGCTCGCGACGTGCGTGCCGATGTCGCTCTCGGCCTCTCCTGTGCCCAAGCAGCCGCCCCACCCGCCCAAGCTCTGGCGGGGGAGCGCCCTCGCCAACGCCAGCATCTTCTTCGGCAATACGTCGCAGCAGGTGCTGGGCGCCGATGGCAAGCTGGCGCGCGTGGATTCGGCCCTGGCGGTGGCCGCCGAGCTCCAGACGCTCTACGGCGAGGCGTCGCTGGGCACCGGCCCGCGCACCGTCACCAAGCGCACATGGATGGGCACGCTCACCGCGAATGCGCAGCCGCTGGCGCCGGTGTCCACCTTCGTCACTACGACCTTCGAATCGAGCCTCGAGAAGCGCATCGCGGCCCGGTACAGCTTTGGCGCCGGCGCCAAGTGGAACGTGGTGCGCCGCCACGACACGGACGCCAGCCTGAGCCTCTCGCTGTCGGCGGAGCGGACCAAGGCCCAGGACAGCACGGTGCACCTACCCGACGAGCGGCTGGCCCGCTGGTCCTGGCTCGCCAAGCTGCACCACGCTTTCGACGACCGGGTGGATATCTCTCACTCCACGTCGTGGCAGCCGAGCGCGAGCGGGGCGGCGCAGTTCCTCGTGTCGTCCAATACGCAGCTCCGCTACAAGATGAACGGCACGGTCGGCCTGTCCATGAGCTTGACCGACAACTACGACAGCGGGGCCCTCACGCGCGGCGCCAGGTCATACAACGACGGGCAGATGCTGTTCGGCGTGACCGCGGGCTGGTAGACACGGCGGGGGCGGCGGCCGTCGAAGCGGTCGTCGTGTTTCCGGGACGCGATGGCATCTCCCGCCGCGCGCCCAACCTGATAACTTTGGCGCATGACAGACGTCGTCGCGCTCGCCGCCGAGTTGCTCGCCCTGCAATCCACCAGCGGCGCCGAATCCAGCGCCGTTGATTTCGTGTCCCGCTGGCTGGTCGCCGGCGGGTGGGACGTGGAATTGCAGGAGGTGGCGCCCGGCCGCGCCAACGTCTGGGCGCGCCGCGCGGGACACGGCGTCACGCTGTCCACGCACCTCGACACCGTGCCCCCGTACGTCTCGCCGCGCCTCGAAGGCAATCGCCTCTATGGACGCGGCGCCTGCGACGCCAAGGGGATCGCGGCGGCGATGATGGTGGCCGCCGAGCAGCTGGCCGCCGACGGCGAGCTCCGCGTGGATCTGCTGTTCGTCGTCGGCGAGGAGAAGAATTCCGACGGCGCGCGCGCCGCCAACCATCTGCCCGCCACCAGCCGGTTCCTGATCAACGGCGAACCCACCGAGAGCAAGCTCGCCAGCGGCGCCAAGGGGTCGCAGCGCGTGGTCATTCGCACGCGCGGTCGCGCCGCGCACTCGGCGTACGCCCACCTGGGCGAGTCGGCCATCGTGCCGATGCTGGCCCTGCTGCCCACGATCCACGAGATCCCGCTGCCGTCCGATCCCGTGCTCGGCGACACCACGCTCAATATCGGCACCATCCACGGCGGCACCGAAGCCAACATCGTGCCCGCCCTGTGCGAGAGCGAGGTGATGTTCCGGCTGGTGAACGATGTCGCGCCGCTACGCAAAGCGGTCGAGCGCTGGGCCAAGGGGCGGGCGGAACTCGACTGGGGTTCCCACATCCCGCCGCAGCGGTTCCATACGCTGCCCGGGTTCGACACCGCGCCCGTGGCGTACACCTCCGACATACCACTGCTCGATCGCTGGGGCACGCCGCTCCTGTTCGGTCCCGGTTCGATCACGGTGGCCCATACCCCCGATGAATACGTCGACGTCGCCGAGCTGCGCGGCGCCGTGGATACCTACGCGCGGATGGTGCGCGCCCTGCTCGAGACCTGAACCCACCCGCATGCCCCCCGCCGCCCCCTCGTCCAAGCGTTCCGTCGCCATCCTCGGTGCCACCGGCGCCGTGGGCCAGGCGTTCATCCGGCTGCTCGCCGATCACCCGTGGTTCGAGATCGGCGCCGTCGCGGCGTCCGAGCGCTCGGTGGGCAAGTCGTACGCCGACGCCGCCACCTGGGTGGGCGACGACGCGATCCCGCCCCACATCGCCACGCTGCCGGTGCTTGCGTGTGATCCCGCGGCGGTCAAGGCTGACCTCGTGTTCTCGGCGCTCGACGCCGCGGCCGCCGGCGACGTGGAGCCGGCGTTCGCTCGCGCCGGACGGTTCGTGCTCAGCAACGCCAAGAACTACCGCATGGAACCCGACGTCCCGCTGGTGATTCCTGAGGTCAACCCCGGACACCTCGACGTGCTCGCGGCGCAGCGCAAGAACCGCGGCTGGACGGGCGCCATCGTGACCAACGGCAACTGCTCGGCCATCCCCGCGGCGATGGTGCTGGCGCCGCTACACGAGGCGTTCGGCGTGCGGCGCGTGATCCTGATGACCATGCAGGCCGTGTCCGGGGCGGGCTATCCCGGCGTGCCCAGCCTCGACATCCTCGGCAACGTGATCCCGTTCATCCGCGACGAGGAGCCCAAGGTCGAAGTGGAAGTGAACAAGATGCTCGGGACCGTCCGCGGCGGCGTGATCGCCCCGGCGTCGTTCGGGCTCAGCGCGCACACCAACCGCGTGCCCGTGGAACACGGGCACACGGTGTGCCTGTCCGTGGAATTCGACCGCAAGCCCACCGCCGACGAGGTCACCGCCGTGCTGCGCGAGTGGCGCGGCGCCGACGCGGCGCGTGGCCTGCCCACGGCGCCGGAGCGTCCCCTCATCATGCGCGACGAACCCGACCGCCCGCAGCCGCGCCGCGACCGGATGGCCGGCAACGGCATGGCCCTCGTCGTGGGACGCGTGCGGCCCGATCCCGTCTTCCACATCAAGCTGGTGGCGATGGCGCACAACATCGTGCGCGGGGCCGCGGGGGCCTCGGTGCTCAACGCCGAACTGATGGTCGCGCGCGGCCTGCTGGATCGCCCGTGATCGTCCTCAAGTTCGGCGGCACCTCCGTGGCCGACGCCGCCGCCATCCGGCGCGCGGCCGCCATCGTCGAATCGCGACGCGGCCGGGCGCCGATCGTCGTCGTCTCGGCGCTGGCCGGCGCCACCAATCTGCTGCTCGAGATCGCCGAGCAATCGTCGCGCGGGCAACTCATCCTCGCGCTGCGCAGCGTCGAAGCGCTCCGCCAGCGCCACCTGGATGTGGCCGAGGCGCTCCTCGGGGCGGGGCGCGAAGCGGCCGACGTGATGGCCGAGATGAGCGCCATGTTCGACGAGCTGGCCAGCCTCGCCGGCGCCCTCTCGGTGCTGGGCGATCTCACGCCGCGCAGTCAGGACGCCATCGCGTCGATCGGCGAGCAGCTGTCGTCGCTGCTGTGCACCGCGGCCTTCCGCCACGCTGGGCTCGCCGCCACGCACGTCGACGCCCGCCAGGTGATGATCACCGACGATCACTTCACCAAGGCCGAGCCCGAACCCGACGCGATCGCCAACGCGGCGCTGCGCCACATCGCGCCCGTGGTGCACGCCGGCGAGATCCCGGTGCTCGGCGGCTTCATCGGCTCCAGCCGCAACGTCGGCGTGACGACCACGCTGGGACGTGGCGGCGGCGACTACAGCGCGTCGCTGTTCGGGGCCGCCCTCCACTCCGAGGCGATCGAGATCTGGACCGACGTCGACGGCATGCTCACCGCCGACCCACGCGTCGTGCGCCGCGCGCGGCTCATCGAGCGCGTGGGATTCGATGAAGCGTCGGAGCTGGCCTCGTTCGGCGCCAAGGTGCTGCACCCCAGCACGATCGCGCCCGCCGTGCGGCTCGGGATCCCCGTGTACGTGCTCAACTCGCGCAACCCGGCGTCCGCGGGCACGATGATCACGTTCGACGCGCCGCGCCGGCCCGTGACCGCGATCGCCGGCAAGAGCGGCGTGAGCCTGGTCAAGGTGCGTTCGCCCCGCATGCTGCTCACCGAGGGGTTCCTGCGCACCCTGTTCGACATCTTCGAACGGCACAAGACCTCGGTCGACGTCGTCGCCACCTCCGAGGTCTCGGTGTCGCTCACCGTGGACGACGCGTCGCACCTCGACGCGCTGATCGTCGACCTGCGATCGTTGGGCGACGTGGCCATCGAGCGCAACCGCGGCATCGTCGCCGTGGTCGGCGCCGGCCTGAGCGACGGCGGCGTCTCGATGTCGCGCGCCCTGCTGGCGCTGGGCGACGTGCGCGTCCACATGCTGTCGTTGAGCGCCACCGGCATCAACCTCACGATCGTCGTCGACGACGAGCAGGTGAATCCGGTGATCCAACGCCTGCACGCCGAGTTCTTCGAAGGAGGACACGCGTCATGACGCGCCTGGCGATCATCGGCATGGGCAAGATGGGACGCGCGGTGGAGCAGCTCGCGCCCGAGCACGGATTCGACGTCGTGGCCCGCATCGACCGCGTGGGCGGCGACGCGCACGAGGTGACCTCCGAGACGCTCAACGGCGCCGAAGTGGCGGTGGAATTCACCAGCCCCGAGGCGGCGCCCGGCAACATCCGCGTGGCCGCGGCGGCGCGCTGTCCGATCGTCGTCGGCACCACCGGGTGGGACGCGCAGCGCGCCGACGTCGAGCGGTTCGTGACCGAGGTGGGCGGCGCCCTCCTCGCGGCGCCCAACTTCTCGCTCGGCGTGGCCGCGTTCACGCTCACCGTCGAGGCGGCGGCCGCCGCCATGCGCCAGGCGCCGGGGTTCGACGCCCATCTCATCGAGACCCACCACGCGCAGAAGAAGGATGCGCCGTCCGGCACCGCGCTCGCCCTGGCGCGCGTGGCGGCCGCGCAACTCGGACGCGACGTGCCGATCACCAGCGTGCGCACCGGCTCCGTGCCCGGCATCCACGAACTCGTATTCGACGCGCCATTCGAGCAGATCCGGCTGGTCCACACGGCGCGCGATCGTCGCGTGTTCGCGGACGGCGCGCTCCGCGCCGCCCAATGGCTGGTGGGCCGGCGCGGCATCTTCACGCTCCGCGACGTGCTCACTTCCCCGGGGGATTCGCGCTCATGACCGCAGGCAAACTCACCGGGTGCGGCACCGCGCTCGTCACCCCGTTCACGGCATCCGGCGCGGTGGACGAGGATGCCCTCCGCCAGTTGGTGGAGTGGCAGATCGCCGAGGGCATCCACTTCCTCGTCCCCTGCGGATCCACGGGCGAGGCGGCCACGATGACCGTGGCCGAGCACCGGCGCGTGGTCGAGATCGTGGTGCAGGAGGCCAACGGGCGCGTCCCGGTCGTTGCCGGCGCCGCGTCCAACGATACCGTCAAGGCCATCGCGCTATCCCGGGAGATGGAGGCGGTGGGGGCCACGCACCTGCTGCACGCCTCGCCGATGTACAACAAGCCGCCGCAGCGCGGCATCATCGCCCACTTCGAGGCGATCGCGCGCGCGACCAACTTGCCGATCGTCGTCTACAACGTGCCGGGGCGCACGGGCAGCAACATCGAGGCCAGGACCACCCTCGCCCTGTCCCGGGTGCCGCACATCGCCGCCGTGAAGGAGGCGTCGGGCAACCTCGCCCAGGTCACCGACATCCTCGCCGGCCGCGCCCGGTCGTTCAGCGTGCTCTCGGGCGACGACGAGTTGACGCTGGCGATGATGGTCGCCGGCGCCGACGGCATCATCTCCGTGATCTCCAACGCCACGCCCCGCCTCATGGCGCAGCTCTGCGAACGCGCGCTGGCCGGCGATTTCGCCGCGGCGCGCGAGCTGCACTTCACGCTGCTGCCGTGGATGCGCGCCGCGTTCGTCGAGTCCAATCCCCTCGCGGCCAAGGCCGGCCTCGCGATGATGGGTCGCATTCAGAACGTGCTGCGGCTGCCGCTCGTGCCGCTCGATCCCAAGCACGACGCGACCGTGCGCGCCGCGCTCCAGCATGCCGGGGCGCTCGCGTGACGGCCACGCTCGCCGAACGCATCGACGCCCTGGCCGCCACGCCGCGCGATCTGCCGCTCGCGGCCGGCGCCGACGCCGTGGTGCGCGAGCTGCTCGACGCGCTCGAGATCGGCGCCGTGCGCGCCGCCGCGCGCGACGCCGGCGGCCGCTGGCAGGCCGTGCCGTGGGTCAAGCGCGGCATCCTGCTCGGCTTCCGGGCCGGGAAGATGGCCGACATGTCCATCCCGTCGGGTCCGGGTGCGCGATTCAGCTTCGTGGACAAGGACACCTTTCCGGCCCGCGCCTTCGACGTCGCCGACGGCGTACGCCTGGTGCCGGGCGGGTCCACCGTGCGCCGCGGCAGCTACCTCGCGCCCGGCGTCGTGTGCATGCCCCCGATGTTCGTCAACGTCGGCGCCTGGGTGGGCAGCGGCACGATGATCGACTCCCACGCGCTGGTCGGCTCGTGCGCGCAGATCGGCGAGCGCGTGCACCTGAGCGCGGCGGCCCAGATCGGCGGTGTCCTCGAGCCCGTGAACGCCAGCCCCGTGGTGATCGAGGACGACGTGCTCGTGGGAGGCAACTGCGGCGTGTACGAAGGCACGGTCGTGCGCGCGCGCGCCGTGCTCGCCGCCGGCGTCGTTCTCACGCGCGGGACGCCGGTGTTCGATCTCGTGCACGAGCGCGTGTACCGCGCCGCGCCCGATGCGCCGCTCGAGATCCCCGCCGGCGCCGTCGTCGTGCCGGGCGCCCGCGCGGTGAGCGGCGGATGGGGTGCCGGCCAGGGGTTGTCGCTCCAGGCGCCGGTGATCGTGAAGTACCGCGACGACAGGACCGACCTCGCCACGGCGCTCGAAGCGTGGCTGCGATGACCGGCCGGGCGTGCCCATGAAGGTCGGCGGCCGCGTGCGCGTACCGGGCGACAAGTCCATCTCCCATCGCGCGCTCATCCTCGCGGCGTTGGGATCCGGGCAGTCGCTGGTACGCGGCATCCTCGATTCCCACGACGTCCGGTCCACCGCCTCGGTGCTCCGCGCCATGGGCGTGGACGTGCCGGCGCTCGCCCCGACGATGGCCGTGAACGGCGTGGGCCTGGCCGGGCTGCGCGCCGCAGCGCGCGATCTCGACTGCGGCAACAGCGGCACCACCACCCGCCTCCTCGCGGGCGTGGCCGCGGCGCGGCCGTTCACCTCGCGCTTCGTCGGCGACGAGAGCCTGAGCCGCCGGCCCATGCGCCGCATCATCCGCCCGCTCGAAGCCATGGGCGCGCGCGTCCACTGCGAACGCGGCGACGGACTGCCCATGGTGGTGTACGGCGCGGCCCTGCGGCCCGTGGACTGGCGCAGCGAGGTGGCCAGCGCCCAGGTGAAGAGCGCCATTCTGCTGGCCGGACTCGTGAGCGGCGTCCGCGTGTCGGTCACCGAGCCGTTCCCGTCGCGCGACCACACCGAGCGCATGCTCTCGGCGCGCGGCGTGAACGTCCGCACCCGCGACGGTACGGTGACGCTCGAGCCCGTATCGGCGCTGCCGGCGGCGGAGGTGGACGTGCCGGCCGACCCATCGTCCGCCGCCTTCTTCGCAGGCCTCGCCGCCGTCGCCGACGCCGGCGACCTCGTGCTCGACGACGTCTGCGTGAATCCCACGCGCACCGGGTTCCTGCAGGTGCTGCGCCGGATGGGGGCGCGCGTCGAGATCCTCGAGGAGGTCTCCCGCGGCGGCGAATCGGTGGCCACGCTGCGCGTCTCCGGGGGCGTCCTGCACGGCACCGACGTCGGTGGCGACGAGGTGCCGAGCATGATCGATGAGCTGCCGCTCGTCGCCTGCCTGGGCGCGCGTGCCGACGGCGTGACGCGCATCACCGGCGCCAGCGAACTGCGCGTGAAGGAGAGCGACCGCATCCGCACCGTGGTCGAGAACCTGCGTGCCCTGGGCGTGCAGGCGGAGGAGCTGCCCGACGGGCTCGTCGTGCACGGCACGCGGGCGCCGCTGCGCGGGTCGGTGACCACGCACGGCGACCATCGCATCGCGATGGCGTTCGGCGTGCTCGGCGTCACCGAGGGGGCGGCGGTGCAGATCGACGACCCGTCGTGCGTCGACGTGTCGTTTCCCGGGTTCTGGGACCTGCTGCGCCAGGTCGCGTCGGCGTGAGCGCGGCCCGCGTGGTGATCGCGATCGACGGGCCCGCGGCGTCCGGCAAATCGTCCACGGCGCAGTGGGTGGCCGAACGCCTGGGCGTGCGCCACGTGGACTCGGGCGCGCTCTATCGGGCGCTCACCGCGGCGGCGCTGCGCGCGGCCGGCGACCCCGACGCGTGGACCGAGGCCGATGTGCTCCGCCATGCGGGGCGCGTGGCGTTGGCGCCCACGGACCGGTCGTTCGACGCGGTGATCGACGGCGCGCCGGTGGGCGAGGAGATCCGGACCCCGGAGGTCACCCGGCACGTCTCGCTCGTGGCCGGCATGCCGGGCGTGCGGGCCTGGGTGAACGACCGCGTGCGCGCCGCCGCCCGCGACCACGACGTGGTGGTGGATGGCCGGGACATCGGGACGGCCGTGTTCCCCGACGCGCCGCTCAAGGTGTTCCTGGTGGCCGATCCCTGGGAGCGAGCCCGCCGGCGGCTGCTCCAGCGGCTGCAGCGGATGCCGGCCGAGGCCGAGATCGCCGAGGAGACCGACCGCCTGGTGCAGCGCGACGCGCGGGATGCGACGCAATCGGTACCGGCGCGCGACGCGGTGGTGGTGGACACCACGTACCTCACACAGGAAGAGCAGGTGGAGCGAATCGTGGCGCTGGCCCGCGCCGTAACCCACCGCGACGACGTCACTTCCGGCGGTTGACGTCACGTACTATCCAAACTAGCTTTATAGGTTCTACCCGCCTGGGTGTCTTCCGGGGTCTCCGGAAGCCGCGCCGTCGGGCCGTTCACCACCCTGCACCTCGCCGCGGCGAGTGATCAATCCGCGGAGCGTTGAGGAGACTTCTTGACCCTTATGACTGAGCTCGAAACCACTACAACCGGCACGGCGACAACCTTGCGCGAGAAGCGTGATGCGCAGAAGGCGCAGTTGCGTCCGCTTGCCAACCGGCGCCCTGAGCTGTACGAGGAAGACGAGTATACGTCCGCCGACTACGAGCGGATGATGGATATGTACAACGGCACCCTGGCCTCGATCGAGGAAGGGGAGATCGTGAAGAGCAAGGTGCTCGAGATCCGCGACAACCTCGTGGTCCTCGACATCGGCTTCAAGTCCGAAGGCAGCGTGCCCCTCGAGGAGTTCAAGGACTATCCCGACCTCAAGCCCGGCGACGAGGTCGAGGTCCTCCTCGAGCACCTCGAGGACCAGGAAGGCTCGGTCGTCCTCTCCAAGAAGAAGGCCGACTTCATGCGGGTGTGGGAACGCATCCGCGTCGCCTACGAGACCGATCAGCCGGTGGAAGGCACGCTCATCAAGAAGATCAAGGGCGGCGTGGTCGTCGACCTCATGGGCGTGGACGCGTTCCTGCCGGGATCGCAGATCGCGCTCCGTCGCGTGCCCAACATCGACGAGCTGCTCGGCCAGAAGTTCGAGTTCAAGATCATCAAGCTCAACAAGCGCCGCCGCAACATCGTGGTCTCGCGCCGCGTGATCCTGGAAACCGAGCGCGCCGGCAAGCGCGAGAAGCTCATGAAGGAGCTGCAGAAGGACCAGGTGCGGAAGGGCGTGGTCAAGAACATCACCGACTTCGGGGCCTTCATCGACCTCGGCGGCGTGGACGGCCTGCTCCACATCACCGACATGTCGTGGGGCCGCATCTCGCATCCGTCGGAGATGGTGCAGATCGGGCAGGAGCTCGAGGTCAAGGTGCTCGACATCGACTGGACGCGCGAGCGCATCTCGCTCGGCCTCAAGCAGCTCCAGAGCTACCCGTGGAAGGATGTCGCCGAGAAGTATCCGGTGGGCACCCGCGTCACGGGCAAGGTGGTCAGCATCACCAACTACGGCGCCTTCATCGAACTCGAGCCGGGCATCGAAGGCCTGGTGCACATCAGCGAGATGAGCTGGACGCGCAACGTCCGCCATCCGTCCAAGCTCGTGTCCATCGGCGAGACGATCGAGGCGGTGGTCCTCAAGGTCGATCCGAACGAGGAGAAGATCTCGCTCGGCATGAAGCAGACCGAGCAGGATCCGTGGATGGTGCTGCCGCTGCGCTACCCCGTGGGCACGCGCATCAACGGCAAGGTCCGCAACCTCACCAGCTTCGGCGCGTTCGTCGAGATCGAGCCGGGCATCGACGGCCTGATCCACATCTCCGACATGAGTTGGACCAAGCGCGTCCAGCATCCGTCGGAAGTGGTCAAGAAGGGCGACGCGGTCGACGTCGTGATTCTCAACATCGACAGCGAGAACAAGCGGATCTCGCTCGGCCTCAAGCAGGCCGAAGAGGATCCGTGGCTCCGCATCGGCGAGACCTACCCCGTGGGCACGCAGCTGCGGGGCACGGTCGTGCGGCTGATGGACAAGGGCGTGGTCGTCGACATCGGCAACGATATCGAAGGCTTCGTCCCGATCTCCCAGCTGTCGCCCACCGAGGCGCAGGTGAACAGTCCCGCCGACATCGTCTACGAGACGATGAATCTCGACATGCGCGTGCTCGAGGTGGATCCGATCCACCGCCGCATCGTGCTCGGCGTGACCGACATCCCGGCGGAGCAGCCGCCGCGTCCGGAAACCCCGTCCAAGGTGCACACCGAGGGCGAGGAAGAGGTGGTGGTGCCGGCCGAGATCGTCGATATCGAGGACGAGGAGGCGGCGCCGGTGGCCGAGCAGGAGCCGGCAGCCGAAGGCTGACCCTCCGTCGCTGCATCGCATGGCAACCCCGGTCGGGACGTTCCCGACCGGGGTTGTCGTTTTTGGGCCGGCCGGCACGGGTGCGCCGCCGCTACCCTCCCGCGGCCGCATGGTTGTCCAGTCTGGAAGCTGGTGGGCCGGGAGGCTAGCTTCTGCCCTCTATGACGATGCGCGACAAACTCGACCTCCTGGCCAAACGCCGGGCCGAATCGGAGCAGGGCGGCGGCGCCAAGCGCCTCGCGGCCCAGCACGAGAAGGGCAAGCTCTCCGCCCGCGAGCGGCTCGACCTCCTCCTCGACGACGGCTCGTTCGTGGAGTTCGATCGGTTCGTCACCCACCGGTCCACCGACTTCGGGCTCGACCAGCAGGTGGTGTACGGCGACGGCGTGGTCACCGGCTACGGGCGCATCGACGGCCGTCTCGTGTACGTCTTCTCGCAGGACTTCACCGTGTTCGGCGGGTCGCTGTCCGAGACCCACGCCGAGAAGATCTGCAAGATCATGGACCTCGCCGTGCGCAACGGCGCGCCGGTGATCGGGCTCAACGATTCGGGGGGCGCCCGCATCCAGGAGGGCGTCGTCTCGCTCGGCGGCTACGCCGACATCTTCCTGCGCAACACGCTCGCCTCGGGCGTCGTGCCGCAGATCTCGGCGATCCTCGGCCCCTGCGCCGGCGGCGCCGTGTACTCGCCGGCGATCACCGACTTCACGTACATGGTGCGCGGCACGTCGTACATGTTCGTCACCGGCCCCAACGTGGTGAAGACGGTGACGCACGAAGACGTGACCATGGAGCAGCTGGGCGGCGCCGATACGCACGCCGGCACG
Above is a genomic segment from Gemmatimonadaceae bacterium containing:
- a CDS encoding 2,3,4,5-tetrahydropyridine-2,6-dicarboxylate N-succinyltransferase, with protein sequence MTATLAERIDALAATPRDLPLAAGADAVVRELLDALEIGAVRAAARDAGGRWQAVPWVKRGILLGFRAGKMADMSIPSGPGARFSFVDKDTFPARAFDVADGVRLVPGGSTVRRGSYLAPGVVCMPPMFVNVGAWVGSGTMIDSHALVGSCAQIGERVHLSAAAQIGGVLEPVNASPVVIEDDVLVGGNCGVYEGTVVRARAVLAAGVVLTRGTPVFDLVHERVYRAAPDAPLEIPAGAVVVPGARAVSGGWGAGQGLSLQAPVIVKYRDDRTDLATALEAWLR
- the aroA gene encoding 3-phosphoshikimate 1-carboxyvinyltransferase, which codes for MKVGGRVRVPGDKSISHRALILAALGSGQSLVRGILDSHDVRSTASVLRAMGVDVPALAPTMAVNGVGLAGLRAAARDLDCGNSGTTTRLLAGVAAARPFTSRFVGDESLSRRPMRRIIRPLEAMGARVHCERGDGLPMVVYGAALRPVDWRSEVASAQVKSAILLAGLVSGVRVSVTEPFPSRDHTERMLSARGVNVRTRDGTVTLEPVSALPAAEVDVPADPSSAAFFAGLAAVADAGDLVLDDVCVNPTRTGFLQVLRRMGARVEILEEVSRGGESVATLRVSGGVLHGTDVGGDEVPSMIDELPLVACLGARADGVTRITGASELRVKESDRIRTVVENLRALGVQAEELPDGLVVHGTRAPLRGSVTTHGDHRIAMAFGVLGVTEGAAVQIDDPSCVDVSFPGFWDLLRQVASA
- a CDS encoding 30S ribosomal protein S1, which encodes MREKRDAQKAQLRPLANRRPELYEEDEYTSADYERMMDMYNGTLASIEEGEIVKSKVLEIRDNLVVLDIGFKSEGSVPLEEFKDYPDLKPGDEVEVLLEHLEDQEGSVVLSKKKADFMRVWERIRVAYETDQPVEGTLIKKIKGGVVVDLMGVDAFLPGSQIALRRVPNIDELLGQKFEFKIIKLNKRRRNIVVSRRVILETERAGKREKLMKELQKDQVRKGVVKNITDFGAFIDLGGVDGLLHITDMSWGRISHPSEMVQIGQELEVKVLDIDWTRERISLGLKQLQSYPWKDVAEKYPVGTRVTGKVVSITNYGAFIELEPGIEGLVHISEMSWTRNVRHPSKLVSIGETIEAVVLKVDPNEEKISLGMKQTEQDPWMVLPLRYPVGTRINGKVRNLTSFGAFVEIEPGIDGLIHISDMSWTKRVQHPSEVVKKGDAVDVVILNIDSENKRISLGLKQAEEDPWLRIGETYPVGTQLRGTVVRLMDKGVVVDIGNDIEGFVPISQLSPTEAQVNSPADIVYETMNLDMRVLEVDPIHRRIVLGVTDIPAEQPPRPETPSKVHTEGEEEVVVPAEIVDIEDEEAAPVAEQEPAAEG
- the cmk gene encoding (d)CMP kinase, with the translated sequence MSAARVVIAIDGPAASGKSSTAQWVAERLGVRHVDSGALYRALTAAALRAAGDPDAWTEADVLRHAGRVALAPTDRSFDAVIDGAPVGEEIRTPEVTRHVSLVAGMPGVRAWVNDRVRAAARDHDVVVDGRDIGTAVFPDAPLKVFLVADPWERARRRLLQRLQRMPAEAEIAEETDRLVQRDARDATQSVPARDAVVVDTTYLTQEEQVERIVALARAVTHRDDVTSGG
- the dapA gene encoding 4-hydroxy-tetrahydrodipicolinate synthase — protein: MTAGKLTGCGTALVTPFTASGAVDEDALRQLVEWQIAEGIHFLVPCGSTGEAATMTVAEHRRVVEIVVQEANGRVPVVAGAASNDTVKAIALSREMEAVGATHLLHASPMYNKPPQRGIIAHFEAIARATNLPIVVYNVPGRTGSNIEARTTLALSRVPHIAAVKEASGNLAQVTDILAGRARSFSVLSGDDELTLAMMVAGADGIISVISNATPRLMAQLCERALAGDFAAARELHFTLLPWMRAAFVESNPLAAKAGLAMMGRIQNVLRLPLVPLDPKHDATVRAALQHAGALA